GATGTAGAATTCCTGATGATTTTATAACCTGTGAGTGTGGCAAGGACTTTGAGCTAAAACCAGGCAAACTTAGCAAAAAAGCTGGCAAGTTTTCTTTTGTAAGCTTTGCAAACGCATTTTTAAATGTAAAAAATCATAAAGCAGACGCTCTTGTGACCTTGCCGATAAATAAACAAGCTTGGGCAAAAGCAGGTATTAAATACCACGGACACACAGAGGCACTAAGTGATTTTTGTAAGCGTGATGCTATTATGATGCTAGGCTGCGAGGAGCTTTTTGTGGGGCTTTTTACCGATCATCAGCCTTTAAAATCAGTCCCAAAAAGCGTTAAAAAAAAGGCATTAGCAAGATTTTTGCTAAGCTTTGCTAAAGCTAGTGGCTTTGATAAAATCGGCGTTTTGGGGCTAAATCCTCACGCAGGCGATGGCGGAATTTTAGGGCGTGAAGACGAAAAAATCGTAAAAGCCATAAAAATCGCAAACAAAGTTTTAGGCGCAAGGGTTTTTAGCGGTCCACTCGTGCCTGATGTAGCCTTTAATCCACTTGCGCTAAAAAGGACAAATCGCTTAGTAGCTATGTATCATGACCAAGCCTTAGCACCGCTAAAAGCTTTGTATTTTGATAGTGCTATAAATGTAAGCCTTGCTTTGCCTATTATCCGCACTAGCCCAGATCACGGCACGGCTTTTGATATCGCTTACAAGGGCTTTGCAAACATTACAAGCTATATAAATGCTGTAAAATACGCAGTAATACAAGCTAATAATAAAAAACGATCTAAGTAAAAAAGGAGGAAATTTTGAGTGCAGGCTTTTTAAAAGCAAAAGATAATGTTTTTGCTTTAATTTTCTTTATTATTTCAGTTTGTGCTTTTTTTGTTTGGGGCTATAACTATATACCTAGCAATCATTTATTGCTTTTCATGCTAGCTAGTGTTTTTGGTATTTTTATGGCTTTTAACATCGGTGGAAACGATGTGGCAAACAGTTTTGGAACAAGCGTGGGCGCTAAGACGCTTACGATCAAGCAAGCTTTAGTGATCGCTGCTGTTTTTGAACTAAGTGGTGCGATTTTTGCTGGTGGAGAAGTAACAAATACCATTAGAAGTGGAATTATCACCATTAGCGATAATGTGCCGCCTATGTCTTTTGCAGCTGTTATGATGGGGGCTTTGTTTAGTGCTGGTGCGTGGCTGTTTATCGCTACGAAGTTTGGTATGCCAGTAAGTACTACTCACTCTATCGTTGGTGGTATTTGTGGTGCTGGAATTACTATGGGTATGATGCACTTTGGTGGTTGGGTGGAAACATCTGGGATGATAAATTGGAGCAAGGTTTTAAGCATCGTTGCTAGTTGGTTTATTAGCCCTGCGGCTGGACTTATTATAGCTTTTCTTATCTTTGGCTTTGTAAAAACTAAAATCATCACTCCAAGTGAGAAAAAATACGAACAAGTCCGTGAGCTAAAAAAAGAGCGCAAAACATACAAAAATCAATACTTCAAAGAACTTCGCTCTAAAAGCGAAGCCGAGCAGCTTGCAACACTTAGAAAAATAGCTTCAGTAGATGATGATGACGAGGACGACCCAGAAATGTCAGTATCTACAAAAAGCGAGTATAGAAATCAAATCCGCAAGATGAAAAAAGCTGAAAAAGAAATAGATGTTGGCAGCCACATGAGATTAAATATCCCGATTGTAGCAGCTTGTGGTGCTATGGTTATTGCTTCATCTTTGCTATTTAAAGGACTTCAACACCTAAACCTTGGCTTTAGCCTTTTTGAGACGCTTTGGATAATCTTTGTTATCGGGCTTTGTGCTTATCTTATTATCTTTGCGCTTGTAAATATGGTAAAAAGAGATAATCCTAAAAAAAGCATTAACCGCATTTTTGGCTGGTTTCAGATCTTTACGGCTTCAAGCTTTGCTTTTAGCCACGGCGCAAACGATATCGCAAACGCTATAGGTCCATTTGCAGCGATTTTGGATGTGCTAAAAACTAGCTCAATCAACTCAGAATCACCAATTCCATTTATCGCAATGGCTACTTTTGGTGTCTCTCTTGTAGTGGGACTTTGGTTTTTAGGTAAAGAAGTTATCACAACAGTGGGTAATAAACTTGCAAATATCGAGCCTTCAACAGGATTTAGCGCAGAGCTAGCTAGTTCTATTGTTATCCTAGTAGCTACAAAAATGGGTTTGCCAATCAGCTCAACACATGTGCTAATCGGTGCAGTTTTAGGCATCGGCTTATATAACAAAAGTGCAAACTGGGCTATGCTAAAACCAATAGGCCTAGCGTGGGTTATCACAGTGCCAGCTGCTATGCTAGGCTCTGCGCTTTGCTACGCTGTTATTGCTTATTTGATGGGACTTGCGTAGCCAGGCTTACTAAGAGAGCGATTAGGAATTCTAAAATTCCCAAGCCTTGTGTCATCCCCCGACCCCTTCGGGGGATCTCATCACAAATAATCTAGAATTCCCAATCTAGAATTCCTTATAAATTAACCACCATTAACCAAAGTTTATTATAATTTAGACATGAATACAAGTCAAAGTAGAGTTTATCTTATTTTTATCTGTATTGCGTTTTTTGCAGCTGTGTTTGCCGTCTTTACGCTCTACCGAGTAACGCTTGATCGCTCACTACCAAAGCTAAACACCTCAGATGAAGACACGGCTCTTAGAGGCGATATTATTACAAGTGATGGATTTAGCGTAGCAACAAGCCAAAAGCTCTACTCAGCTGTCGTAAACACTCGCAACATAGACCCAAACAAAAAAGAGCTTTTTATAAATTTATATAGTCTTTATAGTGGGGCTGATCCTAAAAAAGTAGAAAAAATCCTAAAGACTAAAGGCTCAGTTACGCTCTCAAAAGATCTAAATGCTAAAGAGGCAGCTCACCTTAGAGAACTAGCGCGCAAGCTTTATCGCAAAAAAGTCTTTATCCCCTATCAAGACCCAAAAACTGGCATAGTCACCACCCAAGGCCTAGATGTAACAGAAAGTGGCGAAAAACGCAGCTACATAGCAGGTGATACACTCACGCCACTGATAGGCTATACAAGCAAAAAACAAGAGGGCAAAATCACCAAAGCAAGCGGCGTAAAAGGTATAGAAAAGTTTTACGAAGACCAGCTTGATGATATCACAAATGAGAGTTTAAAAGGTCCAAGAGACCTCTCAAATACCATAATCCTCTCAGGCGAGAGCAAACTAAAACGCCGCAAAGACGGCTATAATGTAGTGCTAAACATAAATCTTCGCCTCCAACAAATGCTAGAAAAAATGATAGATGAACGAGCCAAAAGTCTAATCGCAAAAGAAATAGTTTTGGCTGTCATGGAGGCAAAAACAGGCAAACTTCTAGCCCTAGCATCAACCAAACGCTACAATCCAGGCGCAATCACGCAAAAAGACTACGAAGCCCTAAACTCATCAGCTAGCGAGTATGCTTATGAAATGGGCTCAGTTATGAAGCCGATTATATTTTCACTTGCCTTGCAAGAAAACAAAATAAATCCGCTTGAGAAT
Above is a genomic segment from Campylobacter magnus containing:
- the pdxA gene encoding 4-hydroxythreonine-4-phosphate dehydrogenase; the encoded protein is MKKIAISLGDPNGIGIEIALKAHDEIKQFCKPLYFINKALLQRAAKLLGCRIPDDFITCECGKDFELKPGKLSKKAGKFSFVSFANAFLNVKNHKADALVTLPINKQAWAKAGIKYHGHTEALSDFCKRDAIMMLGCEELFVGLFTDHQPLKSVPKSVKKKALARFLLSFAKASGFDKIGVLGLNPHAGDGGILGREDEKIVKAIKIANKVLGARVFSGPLVPDVAFNPLALKRTNRLVAMYHDQALAPLKALYFDSAINVSLALPIIRTSPDHGTAFDIAYKGFANITSYINAVKYAVIQANNKKRSK
- a CDS encoding inorganic phosphate transporter yields the protein MSAGFLKAKDNVFALIFFIISVCAFFVWGYNYIPSNHLLLFMLASVFGIFMAFNIGGNDVANSFGTSVGAKTLTIKQALVIAAVFELSGAIFAGGEVTNTIRSGIITISDNVPPMSFAAVMMGALFSAGAWLFIATKFGMPVSTTHSIVGGICGAGITMGMMHFGGWVETSGMINWSKVLSIVASWFISPAAGLIIAFLIFGFVKTKIITPSEKKYEQVRELKKERKTYKNQYFKELRSKSEAEQLATLRKIASVDDDDEDDPEMSVSTKSEYRNQIRKMKKAEKEIDVGSHMRLNIPIVAACGAMVIASSLLFKGLQHLNLGFSLFETLWIIFVIGLCAYLIIFALVNMVKRDNPKKSINRIFGWFQIFTASSFAFSHGANDIANAIGPFAAILDVLKTSSINSESPIPFIAMATFGVSLVVGLWFLGKEVITTVGNKLANIEPSTGFSAELASSIVILVATKMGLPISSTHVLIGAVLGIGLYNKSANWAMLKPIGLAWVITVPAAMLGSALCYAVIAYLMGLA
- a CDS encoding peptidoglycan D,D-transpeptidase FtsI family protein, yielding MNTSQSRVYLIFICIAFFAAVFAVFTLYRVTLDRSLPKLNTSDEDTALRGDIITSDGFSVATSQKLYSAVVNTRNIDPNKKELFINLYSLYSGADPKKVEKILKTKGSVTLSKDLNAKEAAHLRELARKLYRKKVFIPYQDPKTGIVTTQGLDVTESGEKRSYIAGDTLTPLIGYTSKKQEGKITKASGVKGIEKFYEDQLDDITNESLKGPRDLSNTIILSGESKLKRRKDGYNVVLNINLRLQQMLEKMIDERAKSLIAKEIVLAVMEAKTGKLLALASTKRYNPGAITQKDYEALNSSASEYAYEMGSVMKPIIFSLALQENKINPLENINVYGGKYKLGTRTITDSHKADSLSAEEVIVQSSNIGMINVIERLDDVSIYNGLRNFGFAQKTGVDLSYEQTGKIPQISDLKNRTYKATLSYGYGIQATFMQLLSAYNAINNGGVMMEPRLFSHLERDAKKYFLHSGETKQVLSKEAADKMRAILVKVVDSPRGTGRAARIPGLVLGGKTGTAHIATTGGYSDKRYNASFFGFASDDAGHNYTIGVLVREPMRPYPYYFASWSALPVFKQAAEILVENNYLSPSEAFNRNKNDIAATALD